In a genomic window of Streptomyces kaniharaensis:
- a CDS encoding HEAT repeat domain-containing protein, producing the protein MAMFVHLTSTANAPRVRRSGIRPDSRGQDGVRGVYCFPVLPSYTLTHQWLRELARFGTRGGLVAVHVRLADDQPVLAGHYRDRAKDAQRLMPAAEAVRRIGALPDPRGWEVFLPRAVGAREIHRIRTAPQVTGWRYLPNAHGTRPCTCAGCRIRGEYGSRRLRERRPHPLDGPPPPVRVLLARIDAAGTPGDPAELRAALHWFSLRRRGPLERLAHLAAHPVPAVRQELVWAVCGWSTPGVRDLLTALAADPDRDVREAAEAALED; encoded by the coding sequence ATGGCGATGTTCGTGCACCTGACCTCCACCGCGAACGCCCCGCGGGTCCGCCGGTCCGGAATCCGGCCGGACAGCCGGGGGCAGGACGGCGTGCGCGGGGTGTACTGCTTCCCCGTGCTGCCGTCGTACACGCTGACCCACCAGTGGCTGCGCGAGCTGGCCCGGTTCGGCACCCGGGGCGGGCTGGTCGCGGTGCACGTCCGGCTGGCCGACGACCAGCCGGTGCTGGCCGGCCACTACCGGGACCGCGCCAAGGACGCGCAGCGCCTGATGCCGGCCGCCGAGGCGGTGCGGCGGATCGGGGCGCTGCCGGATCCGCGCGGCTGGGAGGTGTTCCTCCCCCGCGCGGTGGGCGCCCGCGAGATCCACCGGATCCGCACCGCACCGCAGGTCACCGGCTGGCGCTACCTGCCGAACGCCCACGGCACCCGTCCCTGCACGTGCGCGGGCTGCCGGATCCGCGGCGAGTACGGGAGCCGCCGTCTGCGCGAGCGCCGCCCGCACCCCCTGGACGGCCCGCCCCCGCCCGTCCGCGTCCTGCTCGCCCGCATCGACGCCGCCGGCACCCCGGGCGACCCGGCCGAACTCCGCGCCGCCCTGCACTGGTTCTCCCTGCGCCGCCGCGGCCCTCTGGAGCGCCTCGCCCACCTGGCCGCCCACCCCGTTCCCGCCGTCCGCCAGGAGCTCGTCTGGGCTGTCTGCGGCTGGTCCACCCCCGGCGTCCGCGACCTCCTGACGGCCCTCGCCGCCGACCCCGACCGGGACGTCCGCGAAGCCGCCGAGGCGGCGCTGGAGGACTGA
- a CDS encoding TetR/AcrR family transcriptional regulator, translated as MNEAANDTVRLLWGPPAKPTRGPKPALSLERIAAAGIEIADAEGLGAVSMQKVAGLLDYTKMSLYRYVPGKAELVALMVEAAIDAPPAGPDGLDWRDRLTAWAHRLTTSFVRHPWLLDATVGPRVMGPKELAWLEQVVAALDGRGLTGAERMDAAVLLAGHVRSIAQQTRATGPNGSPEARLLVVLASLVQQHADQYPALAVAMTEPGGRDQALDFGLARILDGLESLISRRTGRAHEENPGQESEARP; from the coding sequence GTGAACGAGGCGGCGAACGACACGGTGCGGCTGCTCTGGGGCCCGCCCGCCAAGCCCACCCGAGGGCCCAAGCCGGCCCTCAGCCTGGAGCGGATCGCCGCGGCGGGCATCGAGATCGCGGACGCGGAGGGCCTCGGCGCCGTCTCGATGCAGAAGGTCGCCGGGCTGCTCGACTACACCAAGATGTCGCTCTACCGCTATGTGCCCGGCAAGGCCGAACTGGTCGCGCTGATGGTCGAGGCCGCGATCGACGCGCCTCCCGCCGGCCCGGACGGGCTCGACTGGCGGGACCGCCTCACCGCCTGGGCCCACCGGTTGACAACGTCGTTCGTCCGGCACCCGTGGCTGCTGGACGCCACCGTCGGCCCCCGGGTGATGGGGCCGAAGGAACTCGCCTGGCTGGAACAGGTGGTGGCCGCCCTCGACGGCCGCGGCCTCACCGGCGCCGAACGCATGGACGCCGCCGTCCTGCTCGCCGGACACGTCCGCAGCATCGCCCAGCAGACCCGCGCCACCGGGCCGAACGGCTCCCCCGAGGCCCGACTCCTCGTCGTCCTGGCCAGCCTGGTCCAGCAGCACGCCGACCAGTACCCGGCCCTCGCCGTCGCCATGACCGAACCGGGCGGCCGCGACCAGGCCCTGGACTTCGGCCTCGCCCGCATCCTCGACGGCCTGGAGTCCCTGATCAGCCGCCGCACCGGCCGGGCGCACGAGGAAAATCCCGGGCAGGAGTCCGAAGCCAGGCCCTAA